The Thermoclostridium stercorarium subsp. stercorarium DSM 8532 genome contains a region encoding:
- a CDS encoding lysophospholipid acyltransferase family protein, giving the protein MEYKGLENVPENGPLIVCCNHISLLDMFLFAHRMPRKIYFMAKKELFRIPVLNSIIKALGAFPVNRGHGDVNAAKTTLNLLSEGKAVGIFPEGTRYKKVKKRVRPKNGAVLFALESGALILPVGIFGNYRIFSKMKVVYGKPYKVQWNREGKPTKEDLQNMADALMEKIYSLENE; this is encoded by the coding sequence GTGGAATATAAGGGGCTTGAAAATGTACCTGAAAACGGGCCGTTAATAGTATGCTGTAATCATATAAGTCTTCTGGACATGTTTTTGTTTGCCCACCGAATGCCGAGAAAAATTTATTTTATGGCCAAAAAAGAGCTGTTCAGAATTCCGGTGTTAAATTCCATAATTAAGGCCCTCGGTGCATTTCCGGTAAACCGCGGGCACGGCGATGTTAATGCGGCAAAGACAACCCTCAATCTTTTAAGTGAAGGCAAGGCGGTGGGAATATTCCCGGAAGGAACGAGATATAAGAAGGTTAAAAAAAGAGTAAGGCCGAAAAACGGCGCAGTGCTGTTTGCGCTTGAATCAGGTGCACTCATTCTTCCTGTCGGTATATTCGGAAATTACAGAATATTTTCAAAAATGAAAGTGGTGTATGGAAAACCGTATAAAGTTCAATGGAACAGAGAAGGAAAACCAACTAAGGAGGATTTGCAGAATATGGCTGATGCGCTTATGGAAAAAATATATTCGCTGGAAAATGAATAA
- the cmk gene encoding (d)CMP kinase, with the protein MRKHIQIAIDGPSGAGKSTMAKIVAKKLGIMYLDTGAMYRAVALKAIKSGIDTKDGDALAEMVKDIDLRIVYENGAQKVLLDGEDVTEEIRTPAVTVGSSNVAVNPAVREKMVELQQKIAKENSVVMDGRDIGTHVLPNADVKIFLTASIEERAKRRYEELREKGMLKQTFEELKKEMEYRDINDSTRSHSPLKKADDAILLDTTGFSLEEAAKVVLNIIKSRL; encoded by the coding sequence GTGAGAAAACATATACAAATAGCAATAGACGGCCCTTCGGGAGCCGGAAAAAGTACAATGGCGAAGATTGTTGCCAAAAAATTGGGTATCATGTACCTGGATACCGGGGCGATGTACCGTGCGGTGGCGCTGAAAGCGATAAAGTCGGGAATTGATACAAAAGACGGCGATGCTTTGGCCGAAATGGTAAAGGATATAGATCTCAGGATTGTTTATGAAAACGGGGCTCAGAAAGTACTGCTTGACGGAGAAGATGTTACCGAAGAAATACGCACGCCGGCTGTTACGGTAGGGTCGTCCAATGTAGCCGTTAATCCCGCAGTCAGGGAAAAAATGGTTGAACTGCAGCAGAAAATTGCAAAAGAAAACAGTGTTGTAATGGACGGCAGGGATATAGGAACACATGTGCTGCCGAATGCCGATGTAAAAATATTCCTTACCGCTTCAATAGAAGAAAGGGCAAAAAGAAGGTATGAGGAACTAAGGGAAAAGGGTATGCTGAAACAGACTTTTGAAGAACTAAAAAAAGAAATGGAATACAGGGACATAAACGACAGCACCAGGTCACATTCACCTCTGAAAAAAGCCGATGACGCAATTTTACTGGATACGACCGGGTTTTCTTTGGAAGAAGCGGCAAAAGTGGTTCTTAATATTATAAAATCGAGGCTGTGA
- a CDS encoding HutP family protein — translation MFDGNLEFGSKDVVRAAIYMALSATRDEEKLLKHQYAEKGIKCCAVDYGGDFVTSIVKIIERAVVSAKREGVIVESHAEEGAVAGATREALNQIANKAIGLNVGGKIGVARYHDHVAVCVFFGVGLLHLNEISIGVGHRVV, via the coding sequence ATGTTTGACGGTAACTTGGAATTCGGAAGCAAGGACGTTGTAAGAGCCGCAATATACATGGCTTTGTCCGCGACACGTGATGAGGAGAAACTTCTGAAGCATCAGTACGCCGAAAAGGGTATAAAATGCTGTGCTGTTGACTACGGTGGAGATTTTGTAACTTCAATTGTAAAAATAATTGAAAGGGCCGTGGTTTCCGCTAAACGTGAAGGCGTTATTGTTGAGAGCCATGCTGAAGAGGGAGCGGTTGCAGGTGCCACAAGAGAGGCTTTGAACCAAATTGCAAACAAAGCCATCGGCCTGAACGTCGGCGGAAAAATCGGAGTGGCAAGGTACCATGATCACGTCGCTGTCTGTGTATTTTTCGGCGTGGGGCTTCTTCATCTGAATGAAATATCAATCGGCGTGGGACACAGAGTGGTTTAA